In the genome of Podarcis raffonei isolate rPodRaf1 chromosome 17, rPodRaf1.pri, whole genome shotgun sequence, one region contains:
- the LOC128404611 gene encoding olfactory receptor 1B1 has product MDCENGTDVAEFVLLGFSSQPEEQPFYFLLFLLMYGAGLLGNVMMIILISLDARLQTPMYFLLRSLSMVDMGFISVTVPQMLAHIISTSKTIPFYSCMAQFFFFYVFGVTDLLMVSVMALDRYVAICNPLHYTTVMNQKVCGHLVAGCWIISTLHSMLHAGLLLRLSYRGDNHLAHFFCDHDPLLQLSCSDTSINETAIFFEGGLIILGPFVFIILTYVRIVVAVMRLSSSGRRKAFSTCGSHLTMVVLLYGAIIGVYFQPASNYSAQRGAVFAIMYTVITPMSNPYVYSLRNKDVKGALRHLLGKRVFSQQQP; this is encoded by the coding sequence ATGGACTGTGAGAATGGCACAGATGTTGCTGAGTTTGTCCTTCTGGGTTTTTCCTCCCAGCCTGAAGAGCAGCCCTTCTACTTCCTACTCTTTCTGCTGATGTATGGGGCAGGGCTTCTGGGCAACGTCATGATGATCATTCTCATCTCTCTGGATGCCCGACTCCAGACTCCCATGTACTTCCTGCTGCGTAGCCTCTCCATGGTGGACATGGGCTTCATCTCAGTCACAGTGCCCCAGATGCTGGCTCACATCATCTCCACGTCCAAGACTATCCCTTTCTACTCCTGTATGGctcagttcttcttcttctatgttttTGGTGTGACTGACCTTCTAATGGTGAGTGTCATGGCTCTGGATCGCTATGTTGCAATTTGCAATCCACTGCACTACACTACGGTAATGAACCAGAAGGTCTGTGGACACTTGGTAGCCGGCTGCTGGATTATTTCTACCCTCCACTCCATGCTCCATGCTGGCCTCCTCCTGCGTCTCAGTTACCGTGGAGACAACCACTTGGCCCACTTCTTCTGTGACCACGACCCTTTGCTGCAGCTGTCCTGCTCAGACACCAGCATCAATGAAACAGCCATCTTCTTTGAAGGTGGACTTATCATCCTTGGACCCTTTGTCTTCATTATCCTCACTTATGTCCGCATTGTGGTGGCTGTCATGAGGTTGTCTTCCTCGGGGAGGCGCAAAGCTTTCTCCACCTGTGGCTCCCATCTCACTATGGTGGTGCTCCTCTATGGGGCCATCATTGGTGTCTACTTCCAACCTGCCTCCAATTACTCAGCTCAAAGAGGAGCAGTCTTTGCTATCATGTACACTGTAATCACCCCAATGTCCAACCCTTATGTCTACAGCCTAAGGAATAAAGATGTGAAAGGAGCCCTTAGACACCTCCTGGGAAAGAGAGTCTTTTCTCAACAGCAACCGTGA
- the LOC128404612 gene encoding olfactory receptor 1K1-like encodes MASANHSTHSDFILIGLSSQPGQQKFLFAIFLVMYIVGILGNLLIILLILCDAHLHTPMYFFVGHLSLVDACFTSVTVPKMLVNLVSEAKSISYAACLTQMYFFFAFGVTDSFLLASMAYDRYVAIRNPLQYTIMMSQSLCVGFVAGSWIVSHLHSLLHIILMSRLSFCASHEIPHFFCDHQPVLALSCTDTSLIEMLIFTEGALVVLSPFVFIVISYALILVTVLRLPAGSGWRKAFSTCGAHLLVVTLFYGTVIGVYFQPTARYSAEKGRVATIMYTIVIPMLNPFIYSLRNDDVKGAFRKTLCRKVGTH; translated from the coding sequence ATGGCCAGTGCAAACCATTCCACTCACTCTGACTTCATTCTCATCGGTCTGTCCTCCCAGCCAGGACAGCAGAAGTTCCTCTTTGCCATCTTCCTGGTGATGTATATAGTGGGCATCCTAGGGAACCTCCTGATCATCCTGTTGATCCTTTGTGATGCTCATCTGCACACCCCCATGTACTTCTTTGTGGGGCACCTTTCCCTGGTGGATGCCTGTTTCACCTCCGTCACCGTGCCCAAGATGTTagtcaacctggtgtcagaagCCAAGAGCATCTCTTATGCTGCCTGCCTGACTCAAATGTATTTCTTCTTTGCCTTTGGGGTCACCGACAGCTTTCTTCTGGCCTCCATGGCTTATGATCGCTATGTGGCCATCCGTAACCCCCTGCAGTACACCATCATGATGAGTCAAAGCCTGTGTGTGGGGTTTGTGGCCGGCTCCTGGATTGTCTCCCACCTCCATTCTTTGTTGCACATAATCCTGATGTCCCGCCTCTCGTTCTGCGCTTCCCATGAGATTCCCCACTTCTTCTGTGATCACCAGCCTGTGCTGGCTCTGTCCTGCACTGATACCAGCTTAATTGAGATGTTGATCTTCACTGAGGGGGCCTTAGTGGTGCTGAGCCCCTTTGTCTTCATTGTGATCTCCTATGCCCTTATCCTGGTCACAGTCCTGAGGCTGCCTGCGGGTTCTGGGTGGCGCAAGGCATTCTCTACCTGTGGGGCTCACCTGCTGGTGGTCACCCTCTTTTACGGCACAGTAATTGGGGTCTATTTCCAGCCCACTGCTCGCTACTCAGCAGAAAAGGGAAGGGTTGCCACCATCATGTATACCATTGTCATACCTATGCTCAACCCTTTCATATATAGCCTGAGGAATGACGATGTCAAAGGAGCATTTCGCAAAACTCTATGCAGGAAGGTGGGAACACACTGA